The region tgtgtgttaaggaaAAGAGCTCACACAAGTGGATGGcattatatacatgtatattagGCATATATAGTGTAGAATCACAATGATTGCAATGGGTGAAAATGCTTGTAAATATATTCAGCATCTACCAATAATGTTTAGTCATTGTGATACAATATATTAACAGCACTGATTCACTGGGATGCAATGAAATGTGTATTGTGATTGTAGTGACTCTTCCCAGGATCCTGTGTGTGGTGATGTGACTTACGGTCTGACCGATCCTAGATCTTCCTCTGGCACGTCTGAAAGCAGCAAATAGCCGAAAACTGGTTCCATCAGTACAATAAAGCTCCATCTATTGTTTCACATGACTTACAGTCAAGTCTTTGGTTAGAGGTTTGCCGTTAGGGAAAGGCTGACATGAAGtcaagacaggcagacagatagtaAGGAGAGGCAGCTTTCTCCAAACTAGGACAGCTGGACAGGAGAGGAGTTAGTTTCAGGTATAAAGATCAGGAGGAAACGTATTGTTTCAGTCAACCATCCTCATCAGTCACATCCTCTACATTTTCATAATCGTCTTTAAAACCTCCGGTCTTCTTTCCAGCATCatcctctacctcctcctcctcgtccacctCCTCTACAGACATGGTCTGTTTATCTTCTTGGGGGTGTGGTAAGGTTGTGGGTTCACTAGGTTTGGTCTTGAGTGTGACCTCAAACTGCAGTCCTCGGAGCAGACAGATGGAGGCGCTGCAGAAGAGTAGGCTCCAGAGCAGCAGGGGTGCAGACAAACCGTTCACTTGAGCGCGCACCCACCTCACCAACTGGACTAGAGCAGTCTCAGACAAACGTCGAGGGGAGGACTTCTCCTACACACATATGTGCACAGATCAGAGACATACACTGGTCTGACACACCAGGACAAGCCCCCCAATCAATGGGTATTTACCTTGAGTCCGTGATGGCTGAGCATGCTCTCCAGGAAGGCATCACCCAGATGCACTGTGGGGTAGAACTCCTCAACATACACCCTCCTCCACCAGCGCTTAGGGAAtggcctaacacacacacacacacacacacacacacacacacacacacacacacacacacacacacacacacacacacacacacacacacacacacacacacacacacacacacacacacacacacacacacacacacacacacacacacacacacacacacacacacacacacacacacacacacacacacacacacacacacacacacacacacacacacacacacacacacacacacacacacacacacacacacacacacacgtttgtacagctaccctcatggggaccagaaaatagaaattgcatgctcccttgccctaatcttaaccctaacaaagtaacatttatgtctaaactttacatagatgtaatgcctaaccttaaccctaaacttaaccaacaacgcctggaccttaaagaaaccccatttctaactataaaatcaattgttaaaccctgagccagaaattgacttttgcctcacggggaccggcaaaaggtcccaatgaggacgatttttttctggttttaatatactcattgggacatttggtccccatgagctCAGTAAGATCTATAACACACGACACCCCCACACGATTTTGATGTTCCTCACTTTCTTTTTTGCCGGGCCgcatgactgactgactgactgaagttaaatagcgtagtggttagagatgcaggcTCATGAAACAACAGGTCCCACGTTCGTCTCCCGTAAGTCGGAACGCATTATGCCAGAGGttcaggacaaacaaaaactttgctggctacagccctatgtagctacataataggaagactaaaataaaacagttctagTGGATATTAAGATTTGTTCAGCATAGACAAACACatcgctggctacacaattctcttgtctcttctcttgacaaaaaagtaagttatccTCACCTATagtgatacagtagttattgtatcaatgtcatttacgaatggctaataagatgttaaaacggccagtggcaaaagccatacagttcatagatgcgatttgtggtggaggtaaacttaataggaaacgttactcagtttaacacaatgcttaatggcatCTAGAAGTCCTAAAGTGTAGGATAAGAACATATGTTAAATGGCAAATGCAAACATACTAACCCATTGGCCAGTTTTTCAGTGAACCAGTATTTGTAGCGGTGTGCTCTGAGGTACATGGGAGGCTGCTGGTGAAACGGGTACTTAGACATGTCAGACTGGATCAACTCGATAACTggagaaaaacacattaaaaatatttctaaaaacaattaaCTTATAGGTGTGATGTGTATTGGCTCGTAACTTctggatttaaatattctatttCAGGTGTGTGTTTTAATAGGGCTCTAATGCAGCAAATAACATGTTGTCATTAAAGCAGAAGAATCAGTCGTGTCTGGTCACCCTCGGTCTTGCCCTGCAGCAGCCTGTGCATCAGGCTGGTGAACCAGGGAGAGTGGCTGTGGACTCCCAAGGCTGCAAACCACATCTGCCAGTCCAGGCGAGGTTGATGAGGGGTGATGACCGCGGGAGTGGCGCTGAGGTTACCTGGCTTATACATGAACTCTATCTCCTAGAGGAGGGAAGCGAAAGGAGTATAAAGAGAGTAATTGCACTGAATAATAAAGAACAAATGCATTTGTGatgttacatttttaaacattatagTCCCAATTGCAGATGCATTACAAACAACtgtgtgaagttggccccccacccaacgcCAAACTTCGGCAAAATAgactcaatcgtttgtgctctgtttgtgccataaaaaaagtattttgtgctGCTGTGATTtttagataataaattatacatCCTCCGAAATAAACAAAAAGTCGTATTTGTTTGTGCCGTAAAAGTTTTCGTTAGTGCTGCTtctgtattttgtatattaTACATTCAATTACTGGTGATAatgtcactcagccccccaaattgagtcaaaataggctcattcgTTTGTGCAGTTACAGTTGTCGTTTGTGCATCATCTGCGTTTTTAATATTAGAAATGAGTGACCTCGGAATGATCTATAGATttctaatattaaaaacacagatgAAGCACTAACTAAaattttaacagcacaaaccagcacaaacaaacaagactattttagTTGATTTGGgaggatgttggggggctgagtgacctcagaattacataaaatattctttaatatctaaaaaatgacagcagcacaaataaaaatgttaactgCACAAACAAATTAGCCTATTTTGACTACATTTgcagcatgttggggggctgaggggggggggggggcttcacaagtaataaaatgtctaatatataaaatacaaaagcagcacaaacaaaaatattaacggcacaaaccagcacaaacagagcacaaacgATCAAGCCTATTTTGCCAAAGTTTTGCATTGGGTGTGGGGCCAACTTCAAGCAGGTATTACAAACaggttaaaaagaaaaatcaattATCTTTACTAAATCAGGAGgggaatcctgaatgctgattggctgaaagccgtGGTGCAATATGAGACCACatataccacgggtatgacagCAATTGTTTACTGTTCTAACTGCATTGCTAATCGGTTTATAattgcaataaggcatcttgggggCTTGTTGGTACAATATAATGCCAGAATAAGTGCTGTATTCAGACAATCCATGATGTGTTGTACATAAGAAACGGTCAGCGTGGCCCAAGTGCCGTACTACATAACTACAAACCGCTTCCAACTCCGTCACGCGCACACACCTACCGTCCAGGTGACTCTGTCCATGGATCCCTCTATCACCACCTCCGgccgcccccccaccccagtcaTGCGTCGGAACAGGCCATAGGAGTTGACCAGCTGGTAGCGGCCGACTGCATCATAACCCTGTCTCAACCCCggccataaactggcattactGTCGTACTCTATGTAGGTGAATGGGACCTGGAACACAGCAGCACACAGGCATCCCAGTCATATCCCACGCAGCCCGTGGGCCGGACCAAACACTTCAACATCCTCTCCAAAAAAAAGATGTCATTTAGGTTGTTTTTTTCACACCGGGTGCATTCAGTGATTTTTGGCGACGGTTTAGAAAAGTGCAACCGTGGAGTGAGCGCAGGCACACTGAACAGTGTGAACCATGTCATGCCGATTGGGCACAATGACACCAAACCACTCAATTTCAAAAAACTTATTTGAGGGCATGAGTCATTCTGCTTAATAGGATTATTATATAAACCCACATAGTTCCTGTACAtacaaaatgggaggtttaatatacactcacctaaaggattattaggaacaccatactaatactgtgtttgacccactttcgccttcagaactgccttaattctacgtggcattgtttcaacaaggtgctgaaagcattctttagaaatgttggcccatatttataggatagcatcttgcagttggagatttgtgggatgcacatccagggcacgaagctcccgttccaccacattccaaagatgctctattgggttgagatctggtgactgtggggggcatttccgtacagtgaactcattgtcatgttcaagaaaccaatttgaaatattcaagctttgtgacatggtgcattatcctgctggaagtacccattagaggatgggtacatggtggtcataaagggatggacacggtcagaaacaatgctcaggtaggccgtggcatgtAAACGattgcccaattggcactaaggggcctaaagtgtgccaagaaaacatcccccacaccattacaccaccaccaccagcctgcacagtggtaacaaggcatgatggatccatgttctcattctgtttacgccaaattctgactctaccatctgaatgtctcaacagaaatcgagactcatcagaccaggcaacattcttccagtcttcaactgtccaattttggggagcttgtgcaaattgtagcatcttttttctatttgtagtggagatgaatggtacccggcggggtcttctgctgttgtagcccatccgcctcaaggtcgtgcgtgttgtggcttcacaaatgttttgctgcatacctcggttgtaacgagtggttatttcagtcaaagttgctcttctatcagcttgaatcagttggcccattctcctctgacctctagcatcaacaaggcattttcgcccataggactgccgcatactggatttttttcccttttcacaccattctttgtaaaccctagaaatggttgtgcgtgaaaatcccagtaactgagcagattgtgaaatactcagactggcccgtctggcaccaacaaccacgccacgctcaaaattgcttaaatcacctttctttcccattctgacattcagtttggagttcaggagattgtcttgaccaggaccacacccctaaatgcattgaagcaactgccatgtgattggttgattagataattgcattaatgagaaattgaacaggtgttcctaataatcctttaggtgagtgtatataaatagAAATACATGAGACATACTTACAAGAGACATACTTGGGACATTGTGTGGTATTGTCATTGCAATTAATGTGTCGTTATTGCTCTAATTACACCCATGTTATAATTGTTCTGACCATGCAAAATCTAGTCAGAATAATAAATGAATCCCTGTGTAATTTAATGTGTTTATCATGTAGGGAACCACCTGACAGCATGTCCTAATACTTCACATTGAGAGAATACCTAATTTACCCAGTGGATTAATGAGAAATGGTCCCAGTGAACCACTAAGGGGATGGTGACAGGTGTTGAGGACAGGACAAGAACATTTGTTCCAGCCAAAGTGTTCCACTCACCAGACTAATGGCAAACATAGAGACAGCAGCAGCACCAAACACCGTCCACTGAACTGTACCCAAAAACCTCCTGAAGAACCcctgcacacacgcacacctaccaaacacacagacgctTCTGTAAATACACTCACAACTCTTTCTTcaggggggtgtgtgtgtgtgtgtgtgtgtttgtttgtttgtttgtttgtttgtttgtttgtttgtttgtttgtttactaGTTACCTGAACATGGCAGTCACTAGTTCCCATGTGAGAGACAGTACTCCCAGCCAGACTGCAGGGAAGGTGACCGTCTTCAGGAACTGGTTGAACTGGTGAAAGGTGAATGCTGAGAAGACAAGCAGCCACAACAGTAACCATAACGACCAGCTACTACATTTGACAACTGACAAACTGCCACATGGTGATGGAGGAACAAACAGAGCACACACCTACCTGTCCTGGAGGACACAGTCCCCTTGTCCCAGTCAATCTGCAGGTCAAAACATGTGACTGTTCCATAGCCAATCAGGGTCCAAACTGCAAGCTCCACCAAAAACCCTGCCCACGACCACAGTGAGGAGCCTATTTGTGGGAGAATAGAACCAGGATGGACAAGTCACAGCTTGCTTACAGAAAATAAGCTACGGATCTGAAACTGAGAAGTTCTGAAAACATGTTTCCGGAGCGTGTGTACCTTTGTTAGGAGTGTGTATGTACTTCCTACGGAGCCAGAAGTATATGTGCTGGTCATccagcagagacagacacagtgtCAAAGTAAGGAGGTTGAAGAAGTTATAGTTCCCCGACAGGATGATCAGCACCTGCAGTAACACCTGAACACCAAAGGGCAGACAGCGATCAGGTCCAACCGCACCGTTTAAGCATCCAATTGAAATAGCTAAATGCTGCTCTTCATGATTATCTGTGCGTCCAACGGTGTCCGTAAAAGATCACCCAATGAATGCCAAGGTCCCACACAGCGGACTACACTGACAAGCTGAACGCTGTCATCGAGactgcccatggtgagaggcctCCATCTATCCGTGTCCATCAAAGTCTCATCTTACTGGTGATGACAGAAAGCTGCAACATACATACAGAAACGCCAACCTGCATGTAGAAGGCCCCGAGGCGAAGTCGACGTAGAGGGCTGAAGAAGAGGAAGGGAACAGCAATCTCAATGACGAAGGTAGCCACCACAGACAGCTTGTGCAACCAGACAGGGAGTTGGTGGGCAAACCAGGCCAGGGGTGTAGGGATACACTGGGTCTCATAGTGATAGGTCAATGCTGTAGACACACGACACATCCTTTAACCTTGCCCTAAACCAAACCCCTACGGACGAAACCCTTTTCCGGGGACTCTGGTTCCTGCATGTACAGTAGAACTAGATATGGAtcagaaacatacacagacaaaataattattggTAAGCCAGCAGTTTGTCATTTGCTTATTTGGAAAATAGGCCCATCGGGTGAATAAAAACAACTGATCCAAATTAACAACAGGAATGGGGTTACTTAACCCTGGTATAAAAAAGATGGTGTAACATTGGCATAACAGGGATGACGTTACCTGTGAGGCCCCACCAGGTTGGGCAACGTGACGTGAGTTTGACAACACCAGAGGCAAACATCAGCCTGAAAAGCAGCCAGCGGGCCAACCAGAAGGTCACAGGGTCATGCACTCTCCCAGCCCGCCATCCTGGCACAGTTGTCAGTGGGGCAATGAGCACACATAGGAATCCAGTCTCCAAAAGAAGAGAATCCCTGGATCAGGTCACCAAGCAGAGAAAGAGCAAACGAAAGGTTCTACTGTAGGATCTAGAGACATACTCAGGTTCTCACGCATAAAACGAACAACAC is a window of Esox lucius isolate fEsoLuc1 chromosome 19, fEsoLuc1.pri, whole genome shotgun sequence DNA encoding:
- the lmf2a gene encoding lipase maturation factor 2a — encoded protein: MGYITLPRRLFLWCMALIYMFAFFSLYLQIPGLYGNDGLLPARWQLRYSGKAFLEQLLSTPTLLWLGPHLGLDTQTAMELLCLLGAALSLAATLLESLRDSLVFLFLWVLYLSLCQVGQVFLYFQWDSLLLETGFLCVLIAPLTTVPGWRAGRVHDPVTFWLARWLLFRLMFASGVVKLTSRCPTWWGLTALTYHYETQCIPTPLAWFAHQLPVWLHKLSVVATFVIEIAVPFLFFSPLRRLRLGAFYMQVLLQVLIILSGNYNFFNLLTLTLCLSLLDDQHIYFWLRRKYIHTPNKGSSLWSWAGFLVELAVWTLIGYGTVTCFDLQIDWDKGTVSSRTAFTFHQFNQFLKTVTFPAVWLGVLSLTWELVTAMFRCACVQGFFRRFLGTVQWTVFGAAAVSMFAISLVPFTYIEYDSNASLWPGLRQGYDAVGRYQLVNSYGLFRRMTGVGGRPEVVIEGSMDRVTWTEIEFMYKPGNLSATPAVITPHQPRLDWQMWFAALGVHSHSPWFTSLMHRLLQGKTEVIELIQSDMSKYPFHQQPPMYLRAHRYKYWFTEKLANGPFPKRWWRRVYVEEFYPTVHLGDAFLESMLSHHGLKEKSSPRRLSETALVQLVRWVRAQVNGLSAPLLLWSLLFCSASICLLRGLQFEVTLKTKPSEPTTLPHPQEDKQTMSVEEVDEEEEVEDDAGKKTGGFKDDYENVEDVTDEDG